In Microbacterium lushaniae, the following are encoded in one genomic region:
- the nagA gene encoding N-acetylglucosamine-6-phosphate deacetylase, protein MSTIVHSAALLDGGTRTDAAWVRFAGGRVAERGTGRSWQDAAADTVVDAAELAGPGAILSPGFVDIHGHGGGGFAFDDGPDAIRAARTLHRRHGTTSAVVSLVTAPLDDLVRRTRMIAELARTDADILGSHLEGPFLDPAHRGAHDPAALASPVAVEALLTAGAGTVRQVTIAPELPGAFEAIRDLTAAGAVAAIGHTGADAALTAAAFDAGARILTHVFNAMPGLHHRAPGPAGAALTDDRVTIELIADGVHVHPELVRIAFAAAPGRIALVSDAMAATGVGDGRYTLGGLTVDVTGGVARLADGGAIAGSTLTQDHAVRVAVAAGVPLPEALRAVTATPARAIGAGDEVGHLRPGGRADAVLLDAGLNVRAVWAGGAPVR, encoded by the coding sequence ATGAGCACGATCGTCCATTCCGCCGCCCTCCTCGACGGCGGCACGCGCACGGATGCCGCGTGGGTGCGCTTCGCCGGCGGCCGCGTCGCCGAGCGCGGCACGGGTCGCTCCTGGCAGGACGCCGCAGCCGACACCGTCGTGGATGCGGCGGAGCTGGCGGGCCCCGGCGCGATCCTCTCCCCCGGTTTCGTCGACATCCACGGGCACGGCGGCGGCGGGTTCGCGTTCGACGACGGGCCCGACGCCATCCGCGCCGCCCGGACGCTGCACCGCCGGCACGGCACCACGAGCGCCGTGGTGTCGCTGGTGACCGCTCCCCTGGACGACCTCGTCCGGCGCACGCGCATGATCGCCGAGCTCGCGCGCACCGACGCCGACATCCTCGGGTCGCACTTGGAGGGTCCGTTCCTGGACCCCGCCCACCGCGGCGCGCACGACCCGGCCGCCCTCGCGTCCCCCGTCGCCGTCGAGGCCCTCCTGACGGCGGGCGCGGGAACCGTGCGCCAGGTCACGATCGCACCCGAGCTGCCCGGCGCCTTCGAGGCGATCCGAGACCTGACCGCGGCCGGTGCGGTCGCTGCGATCGGGCACACCGGCGCGGATGCGGCGCTGACGGCGGCCGCGTTCGACGCGGGCGCCCGCATCCTGACCCACGTGTTCAACGCGATGCCGGGCCTGCACCACCGCGCACCCGGGCCCGCCGGCGCGGCGCTGACGGATGACCGCGTCACGATCGAGCTGATCGCCGACGGCGTGCATGTGCATCCCGAGCTCGTGCGGATCGCCTTCGCGGCGGCGCCGGGGCGGATCGCGCTCGTCAGCGACGCGATGGCCGCCACCGGGGTGGGCGACGGCAGGTACACCCTCGGCGGGCTCACCGTCGACGTCACCGGCGGCGTCGCACGTCTGGCCGACGGCGGTGCGATCGCAGGGTCGACCCTCACGCAGGACCACGCCGTGCGCGTGGCGGTGGCCGCCGGAGTGCCCCTCCCGGAGGCGCTGCGCGCCGTCACGGCCACCCCTGCCCGCGCCATCGGCGCCGGCGACGAGGTGGGGCACCTGCGCCCGGGCGGCCGCGCCGACGCCGTGCTCCTGGATGCCGGCCTGAACGTCCGGGCCGTGTGGGCGGGTGGGGCGCCCGTCCGCTGA
- a CDS encoding family 20 glycosylhydrolase — MPTPTVVPFPAALRPREGTPFPLAGASVAGDPDAAAELARLVRARTGLELTPAASGSIRLRVATDAADAADAAGVAADAPGPADRPATPPESYVLTVDEASVTVTGADAAGLFYGVQTLAQLLRRHEGEWVLSPVEIEDAPRFAYRGVMLDVARHFFGVEEVMSFIDRAASLKCNHLHLHLTDDQGWRLQLRSRPELTARAAGTAVGGDDGGFYTQEDYARILSYAASRHVTVVPEVDIPGHTHAVGLAYPEIAADPVITDEVRADAEAAGVPLPVAGQPYTGIAVGFSSLRIGDARTDAFLADVFGELAVLTPGPYLHLGGDEALGTDPADYAAIIARTVGIIAATGKTAIAWHEASAVAPLPADLIAQYWGFVTPSPSTTAARAAAVILSPSDAAYLDMKPDADFPLGLTWADGPTSVRRAYDWEPAGMLPGVEPGDILGVEAPLWTETVRTLADIDALVFPRLAAAAEIAWSPAPSASAARTWDSFRERVGGLGPLWAALGIGFTASTEIPWHLE; from the coding sequence GTGCCGACACCGACCGTGGTGCCGTTCCCCGCCGCCCTGCGCCCGCGCGAGGGCACCCCGTTCCCCCTCGCCGGCGCGAGCGTCGCCGGAGATCCGGATGCGGCCGCCGAACTCGCACGGCTCGTACGGGCCCGCACGGGCCTGGAGCTGACGCCCGCGGCATCCGGCAGCATCCGCCTGCGCGTCGCCACGGATGCCGCCGACGCCGCGGACGCCGCGGGGGTCGCCGCGGACGCCCCCGGTCCCGCCGATCGCCCGGCCACCCCGCCGGAGTCCTACGTCCTCACCGTCGACGAGGCGTCGGTCACCGTCACCGGGGCGGATGCGGCGGGGCTGTTCTACGGCGTGCAGACGCTGGCACAGCTGCTCCGGCGTCATGAGGGCGAGTGGGTACTATCCCCGGTGGAGATCGAGGACGCCCCGCGCTTCGCCTACCGGGGCGTGATGCTCGACGTCGCGCGCCACTTCTTCGGCGTCGAGGAGGTGATGTCGTTCATCGATCGGGCGGCCTCGCTCAAGTGCAACCACCTGCACCTGCACCTCACCGACGATCAGGGGTGGCGCCTGCAGCTGCGCTCCCGCCCCGAGCTCACCGCGCGCGCGGCCGGCACGGCGGTGGGAGGCGACGACGGCGGCTTCTACACGCAGGAGGACTACGCGCGGATCCTCTCGTATGCGGCATCCCGGCACGTCACGGTCGTGCCCGAGGTCGACATCCCCGGGCACACGCACGCGGTCGGGCTCGCCTACCCCGAGATCGCCGCCGACCCCGTCATCACCGACGAGGTGCGGGCCGACGCCGAGGCGGCCGGCGTGCCCCTGCCGGTGGCCGGGCAGCCCTACACGGGCATCGCGGTCGGCTTCTCGTCGCTGCGGATCGGCGATGCGCGCACCGACGCCTTCCTCGCCGACGTGTTCGGCGAGCTCGCCGTCCTCACCCCCGGGCCGTACCTGCACCTCGGCGGCGACGAGGCGCTCGGGACGGATCCGGCCGACTACGCCGCGATCATCGCCCGCACGGTGGGGATCATCGCCGCCACCGGCAAGACCGCGATCGCGTGGCATGAGGCCAGCGCCGTCGCGCCGCTGCCGGCCGACCTCATCGCGCAGTACTGGGGTTTCGTCACCCCCAGCCCCTCCACGACGGCCGCCCGGGCAGCCGCGGTGATCCTCTCCCCCTCCGACGCCGCCTATCTCGATATGAAGCCCGACGCCGACTTCCCGCTGGGCCTGACGTGGGCGGACGGCCCGACCAGCGTCCGCCGCGCGTACGACTGGGAGCCGGCGGGGATGCTGCCCGGCGTGGAGCCCGGCGACATCCTCGGCGTGGAGGCGCCGCTGTGGACCGAGACGGTGCGCACCCTGGCCGACATCGACGCCCTGGTCTTCCCCCGCCTGGCCGCCGCCGCCGAGATCGCGTGGTCGCCCGCCCCGTCGGCGAGCGCCGCACGCACATGGGACTCGTTCCGCGAGCGCGTGGGCGGGCTCGGGCCGCTGTGGGCTGCGCTGGGGATCGGATTCACCGCGTCCACGGAGATCCCGTGGCACCTCGAATGA
- the glyA gene encoding serine hydroxymethyltransferase, producing the protein MSDPYFNAPLAEVDPEIAQVLERELDRQRGYLEMIASENFVPVSVLQSQGSVLTNKYAEGYPGRRYYGGCEEVDVAEELAIARAKALFGAEFANVQPHSGATANAAVLHAIARPGDTLLGLSLDQGGHLTHGMKMNFSGRLYNIVAYGVDTETSVIDMDEVHRLAVEHKPKVIIAGWSAYPRQLDFARFREIADEVGALLWVDMAHFAGLVAAGLHPNPVPHAHVVSSTVHKTIGGPRSGFILTNDADLAKKINTAVFPGQQGGPLMHVIAAKATAFKLAATPEFRERQERTIRGAAIIAERLSEPDVSAAGISVRSGGTDVHLVLVDLRDAQIDGKQAEDLLHEIHITVNRNAVPNDPRPPMVTSGLRIGTPALATRGFGDAEFTEVADVIARALLPGADVAALRERVAALTSAFPLYPDLHQ; encoded by the coding sequence GTGTCCGACCCGTACTTCAACGCCCCCCTTGCCGAAGTCGATCCCGAGATCGCGCAGGTGCTCGAGCGCGAACTCGACCGTCAGCGCGGATATCTCGAGATGATCGCATCCGAGAACTTCGTGCCGGTGTCCGTGCTGCAGTCGCAGGGCTCGGTCCTGACGAACAAGTACGCCGAGGGCTACCCGGGGCGCCGCTACTACGGCGGCTGCGAAGAGGTCGACGTGGCCGAGGAGCTCGCCATCGCCCGGGCCAAGGCGCTGTTCGGCGCCGAGTTCGCCAACGTGCAGCCGCACTCGGGCGCCACCGCCAACGCCGCCGTGCTGCACGCCATCGCCCGCCCCGGCGACACGCTCCTGGGTCTGTCGCTGGATCAGGGCGGTCACCTCACGCACGGCATGAAGATGAACTTCTCCGGCCGGCTGTACAACATCGTGGCGTACGGGGTCGACACCGAGACATCCGTCATCGACATGGACGAGGTGCACCGCCTGGCCGTCGAGCACAAGCCGAAGGTCATCATCGCCGGCTGGTCGGCCTACCCCCGTCAGCTCGACTTCGCCCGGTTCCGTGAGATCGCCGACGAGGTGGGCGCCCTGCTGTGGGTCGACATGGCGCACTTCGCCGGCCTCGTGGCCGCCGGCCTGCACCCGAACCCCGTGCCGCACGCGCACGTGGTGTCCTCGACGGTCCACAAGACGATCGGCGGGCCGCGGTCGGGCTTCATCCTCACCAACGACGCCGACCTGGCGAAGAAGATCAACACCGCCGTCTTCCCTGGCCAGCAGGGCGGGCCGCTCATGCACGTGATCGCGGCGAAGGCGACGGCGTTCAAGCTCGCCGCGACGCCGGAGTTCCGCGAGCGCCAGGAGCGCACCATCCGCGGGGCGGCGATCATCGCCGAGCGCCTGTCGGAGCCGGATGTGTCCGCCGCCGGCATCTCCGTGCGCTCGGGCGGCACGGACGTGCACCTCGTGCTCGTCGACCTCCGCGACGCCCAGATCGACGGCAAGCAGGCCGAAGACCTGCTGCACGAGATCCACATCACGGTCAACCGCAACGCCGTCCCCAACGACCCGCGTCCGCCGATGGTGACCTCGGGTCTGCGCATCGGCACGCCCGCCCTGGCCACGCGCGGCTTCGGCGACGCCGAGTTCACCGAGGTCGCCGACGTGATCGCGCGCGCGCTGCTGCCCGGCGCCGATGTGGCGGCCCTGCGCGAGCGCGTGGCCGCCCTGACGTCCGCGTTCCCGCTGTACCCCGACCTGCACCAGTAA
- a CDS encoding bifunctional methylenetetrahydrofolate dehydrogenase/methenyltetrahydrofolate cyclohydrolase, which translates to MTAVRLDGKAAAAQIKTELAERVAALKERGVTPGIATVLVGADPASQLYVGMKHRDSEAIGMNSIQVELPAESTQEEVEAAIDALNADPACHGYIVQLPLPKHLDTDAILERIDPAKDADGLHPTNLGRLVLNVNGPITTPLPCTPRGVIELLQRNGYDLAGKDVVVVGRGVTIGRSIGLLLTRREINATVTLTHTGTADLSHHLRQADVIVAAAGVKHIVRAEDVKPGAAVLDVGVTRETDPETGKSRVYGDVAPDVAEVAGWISPNPGGVGPMTVALLMTNVVEAAERAAS; encoded by the coding sequence ATGACGGCTGTACGACTGGACGGCAAAGCCGCCGCAGCGCAGATCAAGACCGAACTGGCCGAGCGCGTCGCCGCGCTGAAGGAACGGGGGGTCACCCCCGGCATCGCCACGGTGCTCGTGGGGGCCGACCCCGCCTCGCAGCTGTACGTGGGGATGAAGCACCGCGATTCCGAGGCCATCGGCATGAACTCGATCCAGGTGGAGCTTCCCGCCGAGTCGACGCAGGAGGAGGTCGAGGCCGCGATCGACGCGCTCAACGCCGATCCCGCGTGCCACGGCTACATCGTGCAGCTGCCGCTGCCCAAGCACCTCGACACCGACGCGATCCTCGAGCGCATCGATCCGGCGAAGGACGCCGACGGGCTGCATCCGACCAACCTCGGCCGTCTGGTCCTCAACGTCAACGGCCCGATCACCACGCCGCTGCCGTGCACGCCGCGTGGGGTGATCGAGCTGCTGCAGCGCAACGGCTACGACCTGGCCGGCAAGGACGTCGTCGTCGTCGGCCGCGGCGTCACGATCGGCCGCTCGATCGGGCTGCTGCTCACGCGCCGCGAGATCAACGCCACCGTGACGCTGACCCACACCGGCACCGCCGACCTGTCGCACCACCTCCGCCAGGCCGATGTCATCGTGGCCGCCGCGGGGGTGAAGCACATCGTACGCGCCGAGGACGTCAAGCCCGGAGCCGCCGTGCTCGACGTCGGCGTCACGCGCGAGACCGACCCCGAGACCGGCAAGAGCCGCGTCTACGGCGACGTCGCCCCCGATGTCGCCGAGGTCGCCGGATGGATCTCGCCGAACCCCGGTGGCGTGGGCCCGATGACCGTCGCGCTGCTCATGACCAACGTCGTGGAGGCCGCCGAGCGCGCCGCATCCTGA
- a CDS encoding transglutaminase-like domain-containing protein, whose product MQRDVASTIVLDVTESADLVFAIAVSSVYPSVTERLVASLDGAEVDVAELPDAHGTRLHRVRCGTGRLEVSYTARVDEPAGDLPTSPTDLLVYTRPSRYAESDALGPTAWAEFSRIRDRRELLAAVSSWVGTELAYVSGASLPTDGAVRTLLNRRGVCRDFAHLCVALLRARDIPARVVSVYAPGLAPMDFHAVAEAWVDDAWHVVDATTLAPRSSLVRIATGRDAADTAFLTIVGGRATLTDITVTAVVDALPDDDVTQLVQLT is encoded by the coding sequence ATGCAGCGGGATGTCGCCAGCACCATCGTCTTGGACGTGACCGAATCCGCCGACCTCGTGTTCGCGATCGCCGTCTCGTCCGTCTACCCGTCGGTCACCGAGCGGCTCGTCGCGTCATTGGATGGCGCGGAGGTCGACGTGGCGGAACTGCCCGACGCGCACGGCACGCGCCTGCACCGCGTGCGCTGCGGCACCGGGCGACTCGAGGTGTCGTACACCGCCCGCGTGGACGAGCCCGCCGGCGATCTGCCGACCAGCCCCACCGACCTGCTCGTGTACACGCGGCCCAGCCGCTACGCCGAGTCCGACGCCCTGGGCCCCACCGCGTGGGCCGAGTTCTCCCGCATCCGCGACCGCCGGGAACTGCTCGCGGCGGTGTCGTCGTGGGTGGGGACCGAGCTCGCCTACGTGTCGGGCGCGAGTCTGCCCACCGACGGCGCGGTGCGGACGCTGCTGAACCGTCGCGGAGTGTGCCGCGACTTCGCCCATCTGTGCGTCGCCCTGCTGCGCGCCCGCGACATCCCCGCCCGCGTGGTGTCGGTCTACGCGCCCGGCCTCGCGCCGATGGACTTCCACGCCGTCGCCGAGGCGTGGGTCGACGACGCGTGGCACGTCGTGGATGCCACGACCCTCGCGCCGCGCTCGTCGCTCGTCCGGATCGCGACGGGACGGGACGCGGCCGACACCGCGTTCCTCACGATCGTCGGCGGCCGCGCGACCCTCACCGACATCACCGTCACCGCGGTGGTGGATGCCCTGCCCGACGACGATGTGACGCAGCTGGTGCAGCTCACCTGA
- a CDS encoding pyridoxine/pyridoxamine 5'-phosphate oxidase: MPPTTDAPTDPALEPVLGDIPAADPGLLAASWLPALTDEPMRMTLSTIDAHGYPRARTLLLSEFDGERFFFHTDARSRKVADLAADPRVALTILWPDLSRQLVVQGTAAPAPADECAEVYRRRSPYLQQLAWLNTAGYAQLPLAEREARWARFRAETPAPPQPPEWVGFGVRPHRMLFWAAHPEAAGRRVEYVRNEDGWRVSYLPG; this comes from the coding sequence ATGCCACCGACCACCGACGCTCCCACCGATCCCGCTCTCGAGCCGGTGCTGGGCGACATCCCCGCCGCCGACCCCGGCCTGCTCGCGGCATCCTGGCTTCCCGCGCTCACCGACGAGCCGATGCGGATGACGCTCTCCACGATCGACGCCCACGGGTATCCCCGTGCGCGCACGCTGCTGCTGAGCGAATTCGACGGCGAGCGCTTCTTCTTCCACACCGACGCGCGCAGCCGCAAGGTGGCCGACCTCGCGGCCGATCCGCGCGTCGCGCTCACGATCCTGTGGCCGGATCTCTCGCGCCAGCTCGTCGTGCAGGGGACGGCTGCGCCGGCACCGGCCGACGAGTGCGCCGAGGTGTATCGCCGGCGCTCGCCGTACCTGCAGCAGCTGGCGTGGCTGAACACCGCGGGGTACGCGCAGCTGCCGCTGGCCGAACGGGAGGCCCGCTGGGCGCGATTCCGCGCCGAGACCCCGGCGCCGCCGCAGCCGCCGGAATGGGTCGGCTTCGGCGTGCGGCCCCATCGCATGCTGTTCTGGGCGGCGCATCCGGAAGCCGCCGGCCGGCGGGTGGAGTACGTGCGCAACGAGGACGGCTGGCGCGTGTCCTACCTGCCGGGGTGA
- a CDS encoding HpcH/HpaI aldolase family protein, translated as MPLHLTPTFRDALAAADRPLAGMWVCSGSPLVAEICAGGGLDWLLIDMEHSPNALEGVLAQLQAVAAYPSTPMVRVPIGDVVTLKQVLDVGAQNILVPMVSSAEQARDLVAAVRYPPRGVRGVGSALARSGRWNRVDGYLAHGDEHVSLFVQVENVEGVAAAAEIAAVDGVDGVFVGPSDLAASMGLLGQQTHPDVVAAVHRAFDAVRGAGKPVGVNAFDPAAAQAYLDAGAAFVLVGADVALLARGSEALAARWVPTADDAGRAGY; from the coding sequence ATGCCGCTTCATCTGACCCCCACCTTCCGCGACGCCCTCGCCGCCGCCGACCGGCCGCTCGCCGGCATGTGGGTGTGCTCGGGCAGCCCCCTCGTGGCCGAGATCTGCGCGGGCGGCGGGCTGGACTGGCTCCTCATCGACATGGAGCACTCCCCCAACGCCCTGGAGGGCGTGCTGGCGCAGCTGCAGGCGGTGGCAGCGTACCCGTCCACCCCCATGGTCCGCGTGCCGATCGGCGATGTCGTGACCCTCAAGCAGGTGCTCGACGTCGGGGCGCAGAACATCCTCGTGCCCATGGTGTCGTCGGCCGAACAGGCGCGCGACCTCGTCGCGGCGGTGCGGTACCCGCCGCGCGGGGTGCGCGGCGTGGGCTCGGCGCTCGCCCGCTCCGGCCGCTGGAACCGCGTCGACGGCTACCTCGCCCACGGTGACGAGCACGTGTCGCTGTTCGTCCAGGTCGAGAACGTCGAGGGGGTCGCCGCCGCGGCCGAGATCGCCGCGGTCGACGGCGTCGACGGCGTGTTCGTCGGCCCGAGCGACCTCGCCGCCTCGATGGGGCTGCTCGGCCAGCAGACCCACCCCGACGTCGTGGCCGCCGTCCACCGCGCGTTCGACGCGGTGCGCGGCGCCGGCAAGCCGGTCGGCGTCAATGCGTTCGACCCCGCCGCCGCGCAGGCCTACCTCGACGCGGGAGCCGCCTTCGTGCTGGTGGGTGCCGACGTCGCCCTGCTGGCCCGCGGGTCCGAGGCCCTCGCCGCCCGATGGGTGCCCACAGCCGACGACGCCGGGCGCGCCGGCTACTGA
- the hpaH gene encoding 2-oxo-hept-4-ene-1,7-dioate hydratase — translation MLDAETIAAIAAELAEADRTHGVIPRITARYPDATVEDSYAIQRMWRDARVAEGRRLVGRKIGLTSKVMQAATGISEPDYGVMFDDTVWENGSVLRHADYSNVRIEVELAFVLKHPLEGPACTLFDVLRATEYVVPALEVLNSHIELEGRTIVDTIADNAAYGGMVLGGNPMAPDAVDLRWVSALLYRNETIEESGVAAAVLNHPAAGVAWLANKLAQHGDRLEAGEVILAGSFTRPMWVHPGDTVLADYGPMGTIACRFI, via the coding sequence ATGCTCGACGCAGAGACCATCGCCGCGATCGCGGCGGAGCTGGCCGAGGCCGACCGCACGCACGGCGTCATCCCGCGCATCACCGCCCGGTATCCGGATGCGACGGTGGAGGACTCCTACGCCATCCAGCGGATGTGGCGGGACGCACGCGTGGCCGAGGGCCGGCGCCTGGTCGGGCGCAAGATCGGCCTGACCTCCAAGGTCATGCAGGCGGCCACCGGCATCAGCGAGCCCGACTACGGCGTCATGTTCGACGACACCGTGTGGGAGAACGGCTCGGTGCTCCGGCACGCGGACTACTCCAACGTGCGCATCGAGGTGGAGCTCGCGTTCGTGCTGAAGCATCCGCTGGAAGGCCCCGCGTGCACGCTCTTCGACGTGCTGCGCGCCACCGAGTACGTCGTCCCCGCCCTCGAGGTGCTCAACTCGCACATCGAGCTCGAGGGCCGTACGATCGTCGACACCATCGCCGACAACGCCGCGTACGGCGGCATGGTCCTCGGCGGCAACCCCATGGCACCGGATGCGGTGGACCTGCGCTGGGTGTCGGCGCTGCTGTACCGCAACGAGACGATCGAGGAGAGCGGGGTCGCCGCCGCGGTGCTGAACCACCCCGCCGCCGGCGTCGCGTGGCTCGCGAACAAGCTCGCCCAGCACGGCGACCGGCTGGAGGCGGGAGAGGTCATCCTCGCCGGTTCGTTCACGCGGCCCATGTGGGTGCACCCCGGCGACACCGTCCTGGCCGACTACGGACCGATGGGAACCATCGCATGCCGCTTCATCTGA
- the hpaD gene encoding 3,4-dihydroxyphenylacetate 2,3-dioxygenase: MSHRDDMTLTSSGFYVSQEAPIATDNPIPTPTVPAPDILRCAYMELVVTDLAASRQFYVDVLGLYVTEEDGEAIYLRSTEEFIHHNLVLRQGPVAAVAAFSYRVRTPEDLDRAVAFYSELGCRVERREGGFTKGIGDSVRVEDPLGFPYEFFYQTDHVERLAWRYDLHIPGELVRLDHFNQVTPDVPRAVKFMQDLGFRVTEDIQDESGTVYAAWMRRKPTVHDTAMTGGDGPRMHHVAFATHEKHNILAICDKLGALRRSDAIERGPGRHGVSNAFYLYLRDPDGHRVEIYTQDYYTGDPDNPVITWDVHDNQRRDWWGNPVVPSWYTEASLVLDLDGNPKEVVARTDTSEMAVTIGADGFSYTRRDEGEESMPEYKQGEYKLGHQL; the protein is encoded by the coding sequence ATGTCCCACCGCGACGATATGACCCTCACCTCCTCCGGCTTCTACGTGTCGCAGGAGGCGCCCATCGCCACCGACAACCCGATCCCGACCCCCACGGTGCCCGCGCCCGACATCCTGCGCTGCGCGTACATGGAGCTCGTCGTGACCGATCTGGCCGCGTCGCGGCAGTTCTACGTCGACGTGCTGGGCCTGTACGTCACGGAGGAGGACGGCGAGGCCATCTACCTGCGGTCGACGGAGGAGTTCATCCACCACAACCTCGTGCTGCGCCAGGGGCCGGTGGCCGCCGTCGCGGCGTTCTCCTACCGCGTGCGCACGCCGGAGGACCTCGATCGGGCGGTGGCGTTCTACTCCGAGCTCGGGTGCCGCGTCGAGCGGCGCGAAGGCGGCTTCACCAAGGGCATCGGCGACTCGGTGCGCGTGGAGGACCCGCTCGGCTTCCCGTACGAGTTCTTCTACCAGACCGATCACGTCGAGCGCCTCGCGTGGCGGTACGACCTGCACATCCCCGGCGAGCTCGTGCGACTGGACCACTTCAACCAGGTCACCCCCGACGTCCCGCGCGCGGTGAAGTTCATGCAGGACCTGGGCTTCCGCGTCACCGAAGACATCCAGGACGAATCCGGCACCGTCTACGCCGCGTGGATGCGCCGCAAGCCCACCGTGCACGACACCGCGATGACCGGGGGCGATGGCCCGCGCATGCACCACGTCGCATTCGCCACGCACGAGAAGCACAACATCCTCGCCATCTGCGACAAGCTCGGGGCCCTCCGCCGCTCCGACGCGATCGAGCGCGGCCCCGGCCGTCACGGCGTCTCCAACGCGTTCTACCTGTACCTGCGCGACCCCGACGGGCACCGCGTGGAGATCTACACGCAGGACTACTACACCGGCGACCCCGACAACCCCGTCATCACGTGGGACGTGCACGACAACCAGCGCCGCGACTGGTGGGGCAACCCCGTGGTGCCGTCGTGGTACACCGAGGCATCCCTCGTGCTCGACCTCGACGGCAACCCGAAGGAGGTCGTCGCCCGCACCGACACGTCGGAGATGGCGGTGACCATCGGCGCCGACGGGTTCTCCTACACGCGCCGCGACGAGGGCGAGGAGTCGATGCCGGAGTACAAGCAGGGCGAGTACAAGCTCGGCCACCAGCTGTAA
- the hpaE gene encoding 5-carboxymethyl-2-hydroxymuconate semialdehyde dehydrogenase, which produces MTDPRHIPADLPTRIQHYIDGQFVDSVEGGTFDVLDPVTNETYLQAAAGTKADVDLAVAAARRAFTDGPWPRMLPRERARILHRIADLVESRDARLAELESFDSGLPITQALGQARRAAENFRFFADLIVAQTDDAFKVPGRQMNYVNRKPIGVAGLITPWNTPFMLESWKLGPALATGNTVVLKPAEFTPLSASLWAGIFEEAGLPQGVFNLVNGLGEDAGDALVKHPDVPLISFTGESRTGQIIFANAAPHLKGLSMELGGKSPAIVFADADLEAAIDATIFGVFSLNGERCTAGSRILVQREVYDEFVERYAAQAERVVVGDPQDPKTEVGALVHPEHYDKVMSYIEIGKAEARLVAGGGRPEGFPTGNYVAPTVFADVAPDARIFQEEIFGPVVAITPFDTDEEALALANGVRYGLAAYVWTNDLKRAHNFAQAIEAGMVWLNSNNVRDLRTPFGGVKASGLGHEGGYRSIDFYTDQQAVHITLGKVHNPTFGKADAAASH; this is translated from the coding sequence ATGACCGACCCGCGCCACATCCCCGCCGACCTGCCCACGCGCATCCAGCACTACATCGACGGCCAGTTCGTCGACTCCGTCGAGGGCGGCACGTTCGACGTGCTCGACCCGGTGACCAACGAAACCTATCTGCAGGCAGCGGCCGGCACGAAGGCCGACGTCGACCTCGCCGTCGCCGCCGCGCGCCGCGCGTTCACCGACGGGCCGTGGCCGCGGATGCTGCCGCGCGAACGCGCCCGCATCCTGCATCGCATCGCCGACCTCGTCGAGTCGCGCGACGCGCGCCTGGCCGAACTGGAGTCGTTCGATTCGGGCCTGCCGATCACGCAGGCCCTCGGGCAGGCACGGCGCGCGGCGGAGAACTTCCGCTTCTTCGCCGACCTGATCGTGGCCCAGACCGATGACGCGTTCAAGGTGCCGGGGCGCCAGATGAACTACGTCAACCGCAAGCCCATCGGCGTGGCCGGCCTCATCACGCCGTGGAACACGCCCTTCATGCTCGAGTCCTGGAAGCTCGGCCCGGCCCTGGCCACCGGCAACACCGTCGTACTCAAGCCCGCCGAGTTCACACCGCTGTCCGCCTCGCTGTGGGCGGGGATCTTCGAGGAGGCGGGCCTGCCGCAGGGCGTGTTCAACCTCGTCAACGGCCTCGGCGAAGACGCCGGCGACGCCCTGGTGAAGCACCCCGACGTGCCGCTGATCTCCTTCACGGGCGAGAGCCGCACGGGGCAGATCATCTTCGCCAACGCCGCGCCCCACCTCAAGGGCCTGTCGATGGAGCTGGGCGGCAAGAGCCCCGCGATCGTGTTCGCCGACGCGGATCTGGAGGCCGCGATCGACGCGACGATCTTCGGGGTGTTCTCCCTCAACGGCGAGCGCTGCACCGCCGGCAGCCGCATCCTGGTGCAGCGGGAGGTCTACGACGAGTTCGTGGAGCGCTACGCCGCGCAGGCGGAGCGCGTGGTCGTCGGCGACCCGCAGGACCCGAAGACCGAGGTCGGCGCGCTCGTGCACCCCGAGCACTACGACAAGGTGATGAGCTACATCGAGATCGGCAAGGCCGAGGCGCGCCTGGTCGCCGGCGGCGGTCGCCCGGAAGGGTTCCCCACGGGCAACTACGTCGCCCCGACGGTGTTCGCCGATGTGGCACCGGACGCCCGCATCTTCCAGGAGGAGATCTTCGGCCCGGTCGTGGCGATCACGCCGTTCGACACCGACGAGGAGGCCCTCGCCCTCGCCAACGGCGTCAGGTACGGCCTGGCCGCGTACGTGTGGACCAACGACCTCAAGCGCGCGCACAACTTCGCGCAGGCGATCGAGGCGGGAATGGTGTGGCTGAACTCCAACAACGTGCGTGACCTCCGCACGCCCTTCGGCGGCGTGAAGGCCTCCGGCCTCGGCCACGAGGGCGGCTACCGCTCGATCGACTTCTACACCGATCAGCAGGCCGTGCACATCACCCTCGGCAAGGTGCACAACCCCACCTTCGGCAAAGCCGACGCCGCCGCATCCCACTGA